AGGTTCTTCCCGATGTCGTGGACGTCCCCCTTCACCGTGGCCAGGACGATGCGCCCTTTTCCCTTCGTCTCCGTGACGGGGAACAGGCGTTTGAGGTGGGTCAGCCCCTCCTGGACCATGGAGGCGGACTCCAGGACGTACGGCAGCGGGAGCCCCTTCTCGTCCATGAGGCGGCCCACCTCCTGCATGGCTTTCAGGAAGACCTCGGAGACGACGGCCTGGGGCGAGGCGTCCGCGGCCGTCCGCTCCATCAGGGGCAGGAAACCCTCCCGGCGGCGGCGCAGGATCATCTCCCGCAGGCGGGTCGCCGGGTCGGCCGCTTCCGCGGCGGGAAGGCCGGGGGCCGCCGCCTCCTCCACCGGGCGGAGGCCCAGGAGGGTGTCCAGCGCCTCCGTCGAACGGTCGAAGATCAGGTCTTCGGCCGCCTGCCACATCTCCGCGGGGACCTCCTCCCGTTTCCGGCGTTCGAGGGGGTTGAAGATGGCGAAATCGAGGCCGAGCCGCGCGGCGTGGTGAAGCAGGGCGTTGTTCAGGGCGATCCTCGCCGCCGGCGGCAGGCCGTAGGACACGTTGCTGACCCCCATCACGGTGCGGGACGCGGGGAAGTTCCGCTTGAACAGCTCGAGGGCGTCGAGGGCCACGATGCCGTTGGTGCGGTCCTCGGGCCGCCCCGTCCCCAGGGTCAGGACCAGGGGGTCGAACAGGAGGTCGCTGGGCGCAAGGCCCTCCTCCAGCGCGATGGCGAGGAGTTTCTGGGCCACTTCGAGCCGCCGGGCGGCCTCCCGGGGGATCCCCTCGGGCGTCAGGGGCAGGCACACCAGCATCTGGCCGTAACGTCGGGCCAGCTGCATGACTTTCCGGCATTTATCCTCGTCCTCCAGGTTGCAGGAGTTGAGGATGCCGCGCCCGTGCATCCGGCAGCACGCTTCCTCCAGCGCCTCGGGCTCGGTGGTGTCCGCCATGAGCGGGCCGGGGACGTTGACGGTCAGGGCCGGGTAGACGCTGCGGATCAGTTCCAGGTGACGGGGGAGTTCCCGGGTGGCGAGACAGACGTCCAGGACGCCCGCGCCGTGCTCCAGCTGGGCGTTGGCGATGGCGATCATGGTGTCGAGGTCGGCGTTGTCCATGGCCGTGCGAAACTTGCGGCTGCCGTGGTAGTTGAGCCGCTCCCCGATCAGGACGGGACGGGCCGGCCCGTCCAGGTGGATCATCTCGAAGGCCCCGGTGAGGGCGTTGACCCCCTTCCGCCGGCCGTCGGACGCGGGGAAGTGCACACGGTGGAAACGCTCTCGCAGGGCCCGGATGCACTCGGGGGTCGTCCCGCAGCACCCGCCGAGGGCGTGGAAACCGGCCTTGCGGAATTCCAGGGTGAGGTCGGCGAAGGTCTCGGGCGGCATGGTGTAGACGGCCTTGCCGTCGCGGTTCTCCGGGAGGCCGCAGTTGGGCATGGCGAGGAGGAGGGCCCGCACTTTCGACGGGAGCCCTTTCGCGAGTTCGAAGAGCGTGTCCGGGCCCATGGAGCAGTTCACCCCGATGAGGTCGACGCCCATGTGGTCCACGCTCAGCGCCGCCACCTCCAGCGGGGTCCCCATGAGGACGCGCCCCCCGCCGTCCAGGGTGAAGCTGACCGCCAGGACGGCCTCGCGGCGCACCCGCTTCATGGCGTCGCGGCAGGCCAGGATGCCCGCCCGGGCCTCCAGGACGTCGTTGCAGGTCTCCAGGAGGAGGATGTCGACGCCCGCCAGGAGGAGCGACTCCGCCTGGACGTGGAAGTTCCGGTAGAAGTGGCTGAAATCGGTCCGCTTCTCGATGGAGAGGAGGCCCGTGGGGCCGATGGAGCCGGCCACGAGGGCGTCCGGGAAGTCCAGGGCGGCCCGCCGGGCCAGCATCACCGCCTGGAAGTTGATCTCCCGGACCTTCCCGTCGAGGCCGTACAGGCCGAGCTTGTGGGGCGTGGCGCCGAAGGTGCAGGTCTCCACCACGTCGGCCCCCGCCTCGAAGTAGCGGCGGTGGATGTCGGCGATGACGGGGCCTTTCTCCAGGACCAGCTGCTCGCCGCAGGAAAAGTCGGGGAGTTCGGGGCGGCGGGCCTCGATCAGCGTCCCCATGGCGCCGTCGAAGAGGATCCCCCGTTCGCGGATTCGCGCCAGGATGCCGTTCTTGTTGGTCGTCACCGAACACCTTCCTTCCGCCCGGGGCAGGAGCACTACCGCGGTTGTCTCGAGGGGGTCGGGGCTTCAGAGGTCCCCGGTCGACGGGTCACTTTCCGGGGGGAGGCCGTCGAGCCTCCGGATCATCTCCCGGGCCCGGGCCCGGCGCTGCGCGTCGGTCCCGTAGAGCACGTACTTGCGAAAACCCTGCCGGGCCTCGTCGAAACGTTCCAGGTGCATGCAGGTCTCGCCGAAGTCGAAAAAGAGGTCGGGCTGCAGGGAGCCGATGGCCAGGGCCGGCTGGAAAGCGTCGTAGGCCTTGTCGTAGGCCCGGTTCCGGAAATGGACGTCCCCCGCCTCCTTGTACGCCCACAAAAAACCCGGCTCGAGTTCCGACGCCTTGGCGTAGGCCTCGAGGCAGGCGGGGTCGCCGAGCACCTCCATCGCCAGCCCGGACGCGTAGCAGGGCAGGAACCAGCGGGGGCGGAGCCTCTGCGCCTCCCCGAATTCCCGGAGGGCCCCCGGGTAGTCCCGGAGCCCCAGCAGGCGCGCCCCCTGGCTGAAGTGACGGCGGGCCGAGAGATCGGGCTCCTGCGGGAGCATCTCGCTGAGGAACGTGTACTTCCCCTGCAGGTCGGCCCAGTCGACCGCCTCGTACGGGTTCCGGGTGTACCGGGCGAAAGCGGCGTTGCCGTCGGCCTCGAAGCGGTCCCGGATGCTCTGCTCCACGTAGGCGCGGGACGACGAGCGGGGATAACGGGCCACGAAGTCCCGGTAGAGCCCGGCCACGCAGTTGTCCGCCGGTTCGAAGAAACGGCCCTCGTCCAGGGCCCGGCGGACCTTCTCCACCATGTCCATGTCGCTGGGCCCCGAGAAGATCACGAAAAGCATCACCATGACGCAGACCACCATCACCGCGGCGGCGCCCACCAGCACCCAGGCAAAGCGCCGGTTGGCCCGGGTCTCCGCCGCGTCGGCGGGGGAGATCTCCGGCGGCGGCCCGGCCTGCGGCGTCCCCATGAAAACCGTGCCGTCGCCGGCCCCCGTGGGGAGCGTCACCCGGGTGGCGGTGACGGGGATGAGGAAGTGACGCCCCTCGAGGAAGCGGTAAGTGATCTGGAAGTTGAAGACCGAGAGGACGTCCCCGTCCTGGAGGGCGATCCGGACCCCGGGGAAGACCTGCTGGCGGCCGTTGAGGAACAGGCCGTTGCGGCTCCCGAGGTCTTCCACCAGGCAGACCCCGGGCTGAAGGTGAAGGCGGAGGTGCTGGCGGGAGACGTAGTGGTTGGTGTCGTACACGGCGAGGTCGATGTCGGGCACCCACCCGTACTCGGGGTCCCCGCGGCCCACCACCGTGACCGGTTTACGGATTTCGATCATGCTCGCCCCCTGCCGGCCGCCATCTTAGCAGAGGTTCACCGCCTTCTCGATGTCCCCCGCGTGGTAGAAGTGGAGTTCCAGTTGGTTGTCGTTCATCAGCTGGTGGGGCATCCGGGTCATCTCCCGCTGGATGAGCCGGACCTTGCCCGCGGCGCTCCACTCGTTGAGCTGCTTCCGGGACACCTTGAAGCGCTTCTTCGCCTCGATGTGGGAGATATAGAGTTCGCCGTTCTCGGTCATCTCGTGCTTGCTGCTCATGGTTCCTCCTCCTGGACTGGTTTCGTTCCGTGGCCCCCGGCCGCACGGGATGCCGCCCGGGGACACGGGGATTGTACCCCACTCCGTCACCCAAGGGAAGACCGATGGTACTTTTCCTGGGAGGTCAATGGTTGATGCGGTCGAAAAAAGTCC
The Acidobacteriota bacterium DNA segment above includes these coding regions:
- a CDS encoding FHA domain-containing protein; amino-acid sequence: MIEIRKPVTVVGRGDPEYGWVPDIDLAVYDTNHYVSRQHLRLHLQPGVCLVEDLGSRNGLFLNGRQQVFPGVRIALQDGDVLSVFNFQITYRFLEGRHFLIPVTATRVTLPTGAGDGTVFMGTPQAGPPPEISPADAAETRANRRFAWVLVGAAAVMVVCVMVMLFVIFSGPSDMDMVEKVRRALDEGRFFEPADNCVAGLYRDFVARYPRSSSRAYVEQSIRDRFEADGNAAFARYTRNPYEAVDWADLQGKYTFLSEMLPQEPDLSARRHFSQGARLLGLRDYPGALREFGEAQRLRPRWFLPCYASGLAMEVLGDPACLEAYAKASELEPGFLWAYKEAGDVHFRNRAYDKAYDAFQPALAIGSLQPDLFFDFGETCMHLERFDEARQGFRKYVLYGTDAQRRARAREMIRRLDGLPPESDPSTGDL
- a CDS encoding homocysteine S-methyltransferase family protein; the protein is MTTNKNGILARIRERGILFDGAMGTLIEARRPELPDFSCGEQLVLEKGPVIADIHRRYFEAGADVVETCTFGATPHKLGLYGLDGKVREINFQAVMLARRAALDFPDALVAGSIGPTGLLSIEKRTDFSHFYRNFHVQAESLLLAGVDILLLETCNDVLEARAGILACRDAMKRVRREAVLAVSFTLDGGGRVLMGTPLEVAALSVDHMGVDLIGVNCSMGPDTLFELAKGLPSKVRALLLAMPNCGLPENRDGKAVYTMPPETFADLTLEFRKAGFHALGGCCGTTPECIRALRERFHRVHFPASDGRRKGVNALTGAFEMIHLDGPARPVLIGERLNYHGSRKFRTAMDNADLDTMIAIANAQLEHGAGVLDVCLATRELPRHLELIRSVYPALTVNVPGPLMADTTEPEALEEACCRMHGRGILNSCNLEDEDKCRKVMQLARRYGQMLVCLPLTPEGIPREAARRLEVAQKLLAIALEEGLAPSDLLFDPLVLTLGTGRPEDRTNGIVALDALELFKRNFPASRTVMGVSNVSYGLPPAARIALNNALLHHAARLGLDFAIFNPLERRKREEVPAEMWQAAEDLIFDRSTEALDTLLGLRPVEEAAAPGLPAAEAADPATRLREMILRRRREGFLPLMERTAADASPQAVVSEVFLKAMQEVGRLMDEKGLPLPYVLESASMVQEGLTHLKRLFPVTETKGKGRIVLATVKGDVHDIGKNLVRMLLTHNGFDVVDLGVDVASEHVVDAAVTGKADAVGLSALLVSTSREMRRVVELLHARGGDVPVVLGGAAVNAAYAREVGCLEDGPYEGGVFHAPDAFHGLKLFDGLVEAGQRDRLKARALEESRAAGLLVEARMRGVPVEKLVEERPARPRRPFLEKAVRTFCVDIGLLIRGFDFEHQCGKKFLGKGRMEEEFYESLLRTGQYLLDSIRKENLTAPMGVVGTFPVQFRDDRLVLRKDDADFPVSLSPSCWKRLIRRDEELVLPILAVTLGGRLNTEVKRRFDEGDYLKGYMLSTIGAELAEEMAEVTTCAMLEEMGVERHTVVRYSPGYPIWPELEDQRALFEILGVEDRIGARLSEGFQIIPEFSVTAGLVHKVT